The following coding sequences lie in one Manis pentadactyla isolate mManPen7 chromosome 19, mManPen7.hap1, whole genome shotgun sequence genomic window:
- the ARHGAP30 gene encoding rho GTPase-activating protein 30 isoform X1: protein MKSRQKGKKKGSSKERVFGCDLQEHLQHAGQEVPQVLRSCAEFVEEYGVVDGIYRLSGVSSNIQKLRQEFEAERKPDLRRDVYLQDIHCVSSLCKAYFRELPDPLLTYRLYDKFAEAVAVQLEPERLVKILEVLQELPVPNYRTLEFLMRHLVHMASFSAQTNMHARNLAIVWAPNLLRSKDIEASGFNGTAAFMEVRVQSIVVEFILTHVDQLFGGAALSGGEMESGWRPLPGARASGSPEDLMPRSLPYHLPSILQAGDGPPQMRPYHTIIEIAEHKRKGSLKVRKWRSIFNLGRSGHEAKRKLTRGAEDREDKSGKGTLRPAKSMDSLSAAAGASDEPEGLVGPSGPRPNPLLPGSLENDSMEAAEGEQEPETEALGSTNSEPGTPRAGRSAVRAGGSSRAERCAGVHISDPYNVNLPLHITSILSVPPNIISNVSLARLTRGLECPALQLRPNPASGPGPGPGPPDEKLEASPDPGPLADSGPADVVPALEDCLSQEVQDSFSFLEDSSSSEPEWVGVEDGEVAKAGTAGAAFSPGEDDPGMGYLEELLGVGPQVEEFSVEPPLDDLSLEEAQFILAPSCCSLDSAGPGPEAEEESGEEVFLSAYDDLSPLLGPKPPTWEGPGSLEEDAAGCVRQEAPGRAEEEQTCWEVEEDKEAEPGGRWDRREEAGGNPEGGVEAGEAGEGGGEAGGSQDTMVSLTEGSGEGTEAKEDESVEDANGVEEPGGEQDKDKENEGKTEREQEAEEGEEDQVEAGRDPEHGAQENQVAEEGWEVVPKQEAEGGREEDDKGQRGIGDQEAREDQGDGEDGRSPEAAAEEAAGEVSKERESGDGEAAGDHWAGGDHLEEGSLPEGSPVESLEVDSAKESNAQSSETEQAAPQPPRPEGMEPEGQPSLEGCSLCLCPLGSAGGVGMRLASTLVQVQQVRSVPVVPPKPQFAKMPSAMCSKIHVAPANPCPRPGRLDGTPGERAWGSRASRSSWRNGGSLSFDAAVALARDRQRTEAQGVRRTQTCTGGGDCSLIPRTYPCTVTSAYSPRPLSCLELPSAGAEASGPRSRLSLPPREPQLPDPLLSPQRQSYAFETQANPGKGEGL, encoded by the exons TGCCCCAGGTGCTACGGAGCTGTGCCGAGTTTGTGGAAGAATATGGAGTGGTGGATGGGATCTACCGCCTCTCAGGGGTTTCTTCCAACATCCAGAAGCTCCG GCAGGAGTTTGAGGCAGAGCGGAAACCAGACCTGCGACGAGATGTTTACCTGCAGGACATTCACTGCGTCTCCTCCCTGTGCAAAGCCTACTTCAGAGAACTGCCGGATCCCCTGCTCACTTACCGGCTCTATGACAAGTTTGCT GAGGCCGTAGCAGTGCAACTGGAGCCTGAGCGCTTGGTCAAGATCCTAGAGGTGCTTCAAGAACTTCCTGTGCCAAACTACAG GACCCTGGAGTTCCTCATGCGGCACTTGGTGCACATGGCCTCGTTCAGTGCCCAGACCAACATGCACGCCCGCAACCTGGCCATCGTGTGGGCCCCCAACCTGCTGAG GTCTAAGGACATCGAGGCCTCAGGCTTCAACGGGACAGCAGCCTTCATGGAGGTGCGTGTGCAGTCCATCGTGGTCGAGTTCATTCTCACACATGTAGACCAGCTCTTCGGGGGCGCTGCTCTCTCTG gtgGTGAGATGGAGAGTGGGTGGCGACCACTTCCAGGGGCCCGGGCGTCAGGTAGCCCGGAGGACCTTATGCCCAGGTCCCTGCCCTACCACCTGCCTAGCATCTTGCAGGCTGGCGATGGACCCCCCCAGATGCGGCCCTACCACACTATCATTGAAATTGCAGAGCACAA GAGGAAGGGGTCTTTGAAGGTCCGGAAGTGGAGATCTATCTTCAATCTGGGTCGCTCTGGCCATGAGGCCAAGCGTAAACTTACACGGGGGGCTGAGGACAGGG AGGACAAATCCGGTAAGGGGACTCTGCGgccagccaagagcatggattCACTGAGCGCTGCAGCTGGGGCCAGTGATG AGCCAGAGGGGCTGGTGGGACCCAGCGGTCCCCGGCCCAACCCGCTGCTGCCAGGGAGCTTGGAGAATGATTCCATGGAGGCAGCAGAGGGTGAACAGGAGCCCGAGACAGAGGCACTGGGAAGCACGAACTCTGAGCCGGGCACACCGCGAGCTGGGCGGTCAGCAGTCCGCGCTGGGGGCAGCAGCCGTGCCGAGCGCTGTGCTGGCGTCCACATCTCAGACCCCTACAATGTCAACCTCCCACTACACATCACCTCAATCCTCAGTGTGCCCCCAAACATCATCTCTAATGTCTCCTTGGCCAGGCTCACCCGTGGCCTTGAGTGCCCTGCCCTACAGCTCCGACCAAACCCTGcctctggccctggccctggccctggccccccaG ATGAGAAGTTGGAGGCAAGTCCAGACCCAGGTCCTCTGGCTGACTCGGGCCCAGCGGATGTTGTCCCTGCCCTGGAGGACTGCTTGTCCCAGGAGGTGCAGGATTCCTTCTCCTTCCTAGAGGACTCAAGCAGCTCAGAGCCcgagtgggtgggggtggaggacgGGGAGGTGGCCAAGGCAGGAACAGCAGGAGCAGCCTTCTCCCCTGGGGAGGACGACCCTGGGATGGGCTACCTGGAGGAGCTCCTGGGAGTTGGGCCTCAG GTGGAGGAGTTCTCTGTGGAGCCACCCCTGGATGACCTGTCCCTGGAAGAGGCGCAGTTCATCCTGGCTCCCAGCTGCTGTTCCCTGGACTCTGCTGGTCCCGGGCCTGAAGCAGAGGAAGAAAGTGGGGAGGAAGTCTTCCTGAGTGCCTATGATGACCTGAGTCCCCTCCTGGGGCCCAAACCCCCAACCTGGGAGGGCCCGGGGAGTCTGGAGGAAGACGCGGCCGGGTGTGTAAGACAGGAGGCTCCGGGACGGGCTGAGGAAGAGCAGACATGCTGGGAAGTTGAGGAGGACAAGGAGGCTGAGCCTGGAGGCAGATGGGACAggagggaggaggctggaggGAACCCAGAGGGTGGGGTGGAGGCCGGAGAGGCAGGTGAAGGAGGAGGAGAGGCTGGGGGAAGCCAGGACACAATGGTCAGTTTGACAGAAGGTAGTGGGGAAGGGACAGAGGCCAAGGAGGACGAGAGTGTGGAGGACGCAAACGGTGTAGAGGAACCAGGAGGGGAGCAGGACAAAGACAAGGAGAACGAGGGAAAGACCGAGAGAGAGCAAGAGGctgaggaaggagaggaagaccaGGTAGAAGCTGGAAGGGACCCAGAGCATGGCGCCCAGGAAAACCAAGTTGCTGAGGAGGGCTGGGAAGTTGTACCCAAACAAGaggctgaaggaggaagagaggaggacGACAAAGGACAAAGGGGGATTGGGGACCAAGAGGCAAGAGAAGACCAAGGAGATGGTGAAGACGGCAGAAGCCCAGAAGCAGCAGCTGAAGAAGCAGCGGGGGAGGTCAGCAAGGAACGGGAGAGTGGGGATGGAGAGGCTGCGGGGGACCACTGGGCTGGAGGGGACCATTTAGAAGAGGGCTCCCTCCCTGAAGGGTCACCTGTAGAGTCCCTGGAAGTTGACAGTGCCAAAGAGAGCAATGCCCAGTCCTCTGAGACAGAACAGGCAGcaccacagccacccaggccgGAGGGCATGGAGCCTGAGGGGCAGCCCAGTTTGGAGGGTTGCAGCCTGTGCCTGTGTCCCCTTGGCTCAGCTGGTGGCGTGGGCATGCGCTTGGCTTCCACCCTGGTTCAGGTTCAACAGGTTCGCTCTGTGCCTGTGGTGCCCCCAAAACCGCAGTTTGCCAAGATGCCCAGTGCAATGTGTAGCAAGATCCATGTGGCACCTGCAAACCCCTGCCCGAGGCCTGGCCGGCTTGATGGGACTCCTGGAGAAAGGGCTTGGGGGTCCCGAGCCTCCCGCTCCTCTTGGAGGAATGGAGGCAGTCTTTCCTTCGATGCTGCTGTGGCCCTGGCCCGGGACCGCCAGaggactgaggctcagggagttcGGCGGACCCAGACCTGCACTGGGGGTGGGGACTGCAGCCTCATCCCCAGAACCTACCCCTGTACTGTGACCTCTGCTTATTCTCCTCGGCCCCTTAGCTGTCTGGAGCTCCCATCTGCAGGTGCAGAAGCATCTGGACCACGGAGTCGGCTTAGTTTGCCCCCCAGGGAACCCCAGCTCCCTGACCCCCTTCTATCCCCCCAGCGCCAATCATATGCATTTGAAACACAGGCTAACCCTGGGAAAGGTGAGGGACTGTGA
- the ARHGAP30 gene encoding rho GTPase-activating protein 30 isoform X2, with translation MKSRQKGKKKGSSKERVFGCDLQEHLQHAGQEVPQVLRSCAEFVEEYGVVDGIYRLSGVSSNIQKLRQEFEAERKPDLRRDVYLQDIHCVSSLCKAYFRELPDPLLTYRLYDKFAEAVAVQLEPERLVKILEVLQELPVPNYRTLEFLMRHLVHMASFSAQTNMHARNLAIVWAPNLLRSKDIEASGFNGTAAFMEVRVQSIVVEFILTHVDQLFGGAALSGGEMESGWRPLPGARASGSPEDLMPRSLPYHLPSILQAGDGPPQMRPYHTIIEIAEHKRKGSLKVRKWRSIFNLGRSGHEAKRKLTRGAEDREDKSGKGTLRPAKSMDSLSAAAGASDEPEGLVGPSGPRPNPLLPGSLENDSMEAAEGEQEPETEALGSTNSEPGTPRAGRSAVRAGGSSRAERCAGVHISDPYNVNLPLHITSILSVPPNIISNVSLARLTRGLECPALQLRPNPASGPGPGPGPPDEKLEASPDPGPLADSGPADVVPALEDCLSQEVEEFSVEPPLDDLSLEEAQFILAPSCCSLDSAGPGPEAEEESGEEVFLSAYDDLSPLLGPKPPTWEGPGSLEEDAAGCVRQEAPGRAEEEQTCWEVEEDKEAEPGGRWDRREEAGGNPEGGVEAGEAGEGGGEAGGSQDTMVSLTEGSGEGTEAKEDESVEDANGVEEPGGEQDKDKENEGKTEREQEAEEGEEDQVEAGRDPEHGAQENQVAEEGWEVVPKQEAEGGREEDDKGQRGIGDQEAREDQGDGEDGRSPEAAAEEAAGEVSKERESGDGEAAGDHWAGGDHLEEGSLPEGSPVESLEVDSAKESNAQSSETEQAAPQPPRPEGMEPEGQPSLEGCSLCLCPLGSAGGVGMRLASTLVQVQQVRSVPVVPPKPQFAKMPSAMCSKIHVAPANPCPRPGRLDGTPGERAWGSRASRSSWRNGGSLSFDAAVALARDRQRTEAQGVRRTQTCTGGGDCSLIPRTYPCTVTSAYSPRPLSCLELPSAGAEASGPRSRLSLPPREPQLPDPLLSPQRQSYAFETQANPGKGEGL, from the exons TGCCCCAGGTGCTACGGAGCTGTGCCGAGTTTGTGGAAGAATATGGAGTGGTGGATGGGATCTACCGCCTCTCAGGGGTTTCTTCCAACATCCAGAAGCTCCG GCAGGAGTTTGAGGCAGAGCGGAAACCAGACCTGCGACGAGATGTTTACCTGCAGGACATTCACTGCGTCTCCTCCCTGTGCAAAGCCTACTTCAGAGAACTGCCGGATCCCCTGCTCACTTACCGGCTCTATGACAAGTTTGCT GAGGCCGTAGCAGTGCAACTGGAGCCTGAGCGCTTGGTCAAGATCCTAGAGGTGCTTCAAGAACTTCCTGTGCCAAACTACAG GACCCTGGAGTTCCTCATGCGGCACTTGGTGCACATGGCCTCGTTCAGTGCCCAGACCAACATGCACGCCCGCAACCTGGCCATCGTGTGGGCCCCCAACCTGCTGAG GTCTAAGGACATCGAGGCCTCAGGCTTCAACGGGACAGCAGCCTTCATGGAGGTGCGTGTGCAGTCCATCGTGGTCGAGTTCATTCTCACACATGTAGACCAGCTCTTCGGGGGCGCTGCTCTCTCTG gtgGTGAGATGGAGAGTGGGTGGCGACCACTTCCAGGGGCCCGGGCGTCAGGTAGCCCGGAGGACCTTATGCCCAGGTCCCTGCCCTACCACCTGCCTAGCATCTTGCAGGCTGGCGATGGACCCCCCCAGATGCGGCCCTACCACACTATCATTGAAATTGCAGAGCACAA GAGGAAGGGGTCTTTGAAGGTCCGGAAGTGGAGATCTATCTTCAATCTGGGTCGCTCTGGCCATGAGGCCAAGCGTAAACTTACACGGGGGGCTGAGGACAGGG AGGACAAATCCGGTAAGGGGACTCTGCGgccagccaagagcatggattCACTGAGCGCTGCAGCTGGGGCCAGTGATG AGCCAGAGGGGCTGGTGGGACCCAGCGGTCCCCGGCCCAACCCGCTGCTGCCAGGGAGCTTGGAGAATGATTCCATGGAGGCAGCAGAGGGTGAACAGGAGCCCGAGACAGAGGCACTGGGAAGCACGAACTCTGAGCCGGGCACACCGCGAGCTGGGCGGTCAGCAGTCCGCGCTGGGGGCAGCAGCCGTGCCGAGCGCTGTGCTGGCGTCCACATCTCAGACCCCTACAATGTCAACCTCCCACTACACATCACCTCAATCCTCAGTGTGCCCCCAAACATCATCTCTAATGTCTCCTTGGCCAGGCTCACCCGTGGCCTTGAGTGCCCTGCCCTACAGCTCCGACCAAACCCTGcctctggccctggccctggccctggccccccaG ATGAGAAGTTGGAGGCAAGTCCAGACCCAGGTCCTCTGGCTGACTCGGGCCCAGCGGATGTTGTCCCTGCCCTGGAGGACTGCTTGTCCCAGGAG GTGGAGGAGTTCTCTGTGGAGCCACCCCTGGATGACCTGTCCCTGGAAGAGGCGCAGTTCATCCTGGCTCCCAGCTGCTGTTCCCTGGACTCTGCTGGTCCCGGGCCTGAAGCAGAGGAAGAAAGTGGGGAGGAAGTCTTCCTGAGTGCCTATGATGACCTGAGTCCCCTCCTGGGGCCCAAACCCCCAACCTGGGAGGGCCCGGGGAGTCTGGAGGAAGACGCGGCCGGGTGTGTAAGACAGGAGGCTCCGGGACGGGCTGAGGAAGAGCAGACATGCTGGGAAGTTGAGGAGGACAAGGAGGCTGAGCCTGGAGGCAGATGGGACAggagggaggaggctggaggGAACCCAGAGGGTGGGGTGGAGGCCGGAGAGGCAGGTGAAGGAGGAGGAGAGGCTGGGGGAAGCCAGGACACAATGGTCAGTTTGACAGAAGGTAGTGGGGAAGGGACAGAGGCCAAGGAGGACGAGAGTGTGGAGGACGCAAACGGTGTAGAGGAACCAGGAGGGGAGCAGGACAAAGACAAGGAGAACGAGGGAAAGACCGAGAGAGAGCAAGAGGctgaggaaggagaggaagaccaGGTAGAAGCTGGAAGGGACCCAGAGCATGGCGCCCAGGAAAACCAAGTTGCTGAGGAGGGCTGGGAAGTTGTACCCAAACAAGaggctgaaggaggaagagaggaggacGACAAAGGACAAAGGGGGATTGGGGACCAAGAGGCAAGAGAAGACCAAGGAGATGGTGAAGACGGCAGAAGCCCAGAAGCAGCAGCTGAAGAAGCAGCGGGGGAGGTCAGCAAGGAACGGGAGAGTGGGGATGGAGAGGCTGCGGGGGACCACTGGGCTGGAGGGGACCATTTAGAAGAGGGCTCCCTCCCTGAAGGGTCACCTGTAGAGTCCCTGGAAGTTGACAGTGCCAAAGAGAGCAATGCCCAGTCCTCTGAGACAGAACAGGCAGcaccacagccacccaggccgGAGGGCATGGAGCCTGAGGGGCAGCCCAGTTTGGAGGGTTGCAGCCTGTGCCTGTGTCCCCTTGGCTCAGCTGGTGGCGTGGGCATGCGCTTGGCTTCCACCCTGGTTCAGGTTCAACAGGTTCGCTCTGTGCCTGTGGTGCCCCCAAAACCGCAGTTTGCCAAGATGCCCAGTGCAATGTGTAGCAAGATCCATGTGGCACCTGCAAACCCCTGCCCGAGGCCTGGCCGGCTTGATGGGACTCCTGGAGAAAGGGCTTGGGGGTCCCGAGCCTCCCGCTCCTCTTGGAGGAATGGAGGCAGTCTTTCCTTCGATGCTGCTGTGGCCCTGGCCCGGGACCGCCAGaggactgaggctcagggagttcGGCGGACCCAGACCTGCACTGGGGGTGGGGACTGCAGCCTCATCCCCAGAACCTACCCCTGTACTGTGACCTCTGCTTATTCTCCTCGGCCCCTTAGCTGTCTGGAGCTCCCATCTGCAGGTGCAGAAGCATCTGGACCACGGAGTCGGCTTAGTTTGCCCCCCAGGGAACCCCAGCTCCCTGACCCCCTTCTATCCCCCCAGCGCCAATCATATGCATTTGAAACACAGGCTAACCCTGGGAAAGGTGAGGGACTGTGA
- the ARHGAP30 gene encoding rho GTPase-activating protein 30 isoform X3, which produces MRHLVHMASFSAQTNMHARNLAIVWAPNLLRSKDIEASGFNGTAAFMEVRVQSIVVEFILTHVDQLFGGAALSGGEMESGWRPLPGARASGSPEDLMPRSLPYHLPSILQAGDGPPQMRPYHTIIEIAEHKRKGSLKVRKWRSIFNLGRSGHEAKRKLTRGAEDREDKSGKGTLRPAKSMDSLSAAAGASDEPEGLVGPSGPRPNPLLPGSLENDSMEAAEGEQEPETEALGSTNSEPGTPRAGRSAVRAGGSSRAERCAGVHISDPYNVNLPLHITSILSVPPNIISNVSLARLTRGLECPALQLRPNPASGPGPGPGPPDEKLEASPDPGPLADSGPADVVPALEDCLSQEVQDSFSFLEDSSSSEPEWVGVEDGEVAKAGTAGAAFSPGEDDPGMGYLEELLGVGPQVEEFSVEPPLDDLSLEEAQFILAPSCCSLDSAGPGPEAEEESGEEVFLSAYDDLSPLLGPKPPTWEGPGSLEEDAAGCVRQEAPGRAEEEQTCWEVEEDKEAEPGGRWDRREEAGGNPEGGVEAGEAGEGGGEAGGSQDTMVSLTEGSGEGTEAKEDESVEDANGVEEPGGEQDKDKENEGKTEREQEAEEGEEDQVEAGRDPEHGAQENQVAEEGWEVVPKQEAEGGREEDDKGQRGIGDQEAREDQGDGEDGRSPEAAAEEAAGEVSKERESGDGEAAGDHWAGGDHLEEGSLPEGSPVESLEVDSAKESNAQSSETEQAAPQPPRPEGMEPEGQPSLEGCSLCLCPLGSAGGVGMRLASTLVQVQQVRSVPVVPPKPQFAKMPSAMCSKIHVAPANPCPRPGRLDGTPGERAWGSRASRSSWRNGGSLSFDAAVALARDRQRTEAQGVRRTQTCTGGGDCSLIPRTYPCTVTSAYSPRPLSCLELPSAGAEASGPRSRLSLPPREPQLPDPLLSPQRQSYAFETQANPGKGEGL; this is translated from the exons ATGCGGCACTTGGTGCACATGGCCTCGTTCAGTGCCCAGACCAACATGCACGCCCGCAACCTGGCCATCGTGTGGGCCCCCAACCTGCTGAG GTCTAAGGACATCGAGGCCTCAGGCTTCAACGGGACAGCAGCCTTCATGGAGGTGCGTGTGCAGTCCATCGTGGTCGAGTTCATTCTCACACATGTAGACCAGCTCTTCGGGGGCGCTGCTCTCTCTG gtgGTGAGATGGAGAGTGGGTGGCGACCACTTCCAGGGGCCCGGGCGTCAGGTAGCCCGGAGGACCTTATGCCCAGGTCCCTGCCCTACCACCTGCCTAGCATCTTGCAGGCTGGCGATGGACCCCCCCAGATGCGGCCCTACCACACTATCATTGAAATTGCAGAGCACAA GAGGAAGGGGTCTTTGAAGGTCCGGAAGTGGAGATCTATCTTCAATCTGGGTCGCTCTGGCCATGAGGCCAAGCGTAAACTTACACGGGGGGCTGAGGACAGGG AGGACAAATCCGGTAAGGGGACTCTGCGgccagccaagagcatggattCACTGAGCGCTGCAGCTGGGGCCAGTGATG AGCCAGAGGGGCTGGTGGGACCCAGCGGTCCCCGGCCCAACCCGCTGCTGCCAGGGAGCTTGGAGAATGATTCCATGGAGGCAGCAGAGGGTGAACAGGAGCCCGAGACAGAGGCACTGGGAAGCACGAACTCTGAGCCGGGCACACCGCGAGCTGGGCGGTCAGCAGTCCGCGCTGGGGGCAGCAGCCGTGCCGAGCGCTGTGCTGGCGTCCACATCTCAGACCCCTACAATGTCAACCTCCCACTACACATCACCTCAATCCTCAGTGTGCCCCCAAACATCATCTCTAATGTCTCCTTGGCCAGGCTCACCCGTGGCCTTGAGTGCCCTGCCCTACAGCTCCGACCAAACCCTGcctctggccctggccctggccctggccccccaG ATGAGAAGTTGGAGGCAAGTCCAGACCCAGGTCCTCTGGCTGACTCGGGCCCAGCGGATGTTGTCCCTGCCCTGGAGGACTGCTTGTCCCAGGAGGTGCAGGATTCCTTCTCCTTCCTAGAGGACTCAAGCAGCTCAGAGCCcgagtgggtgggggtggaggacgGGGAGGTGGCCAAGGCAGGAACAGCAGGAGCAGCCTTCTCCCCTGGGGAGGACGACCCTGGGATGGGCTACCTGGAGGAGCTCCTGGGAGTTGGGCCTCAG GTGGAGGAGTTCTCTGTGGAGCCACCCCTGGATGACCTGTCCCTGGAAGAGGCGCAGTTCATCCTGGCTCCCAGCTGCTGTTCCCTGGACTCTGCTGGTCCCGGGCCTGAAGCAGAGGAAGAAAGTGGGGAGGAAGTCTTCCTGAGTGCCTATGATGACCTGAGTCCCCTCCTGGGGCCCAAACCCCCAACCTGGGAGGGCCCGGGGAGTCTGGAGGAAGACGCGGCCGGGTGTGTAAGACAGGAGGCTCCGGGACGGGCTGAGGAAGAGCAGACATGCTGGGAAGTTGAGGAGGACAAGGAGGCTGAGCCTGGAGGCAGATGGGACAggagggaggaggctggaggGAACCCAGAGGGTGGGGTGGAGGCCGGAGAGGCAGGTGAAGGAGGAGGAGAGGCTGGGGGAAGCCAGGACACAATGGTCAGTTTGACAGAAGGTAGTGGGGAAGGGACAGAGGCCAAGGAGGACGAGAGTGTGGAGGACGCAAACGGTGTAGAGGAACCAGGAGGGGAGCAGGACAAAGACAAGGAGAACGAGGGAAAGACCGAGAGAGAGCAAGAGGctgaggaaggagaggaagaccaGGTAGAAGCTGGAAGGGACCCAGAGCATGGCGCCCAGGAAAACCAAGTTGCTGAGGAGGGCTGGGAAGTTGTACCCAAACAAGaggctgaaggaggaagagaggaggacGACAAAGGACAAAGGGGGATTGGGGACCAAGAGGCAAGAGAAGACCAAGGAGATGGTGAAGACGGCAGAAGCCCAGAAGCAGCAGCTGAAGAAGCAGCGGGGGAGGTCAGCAAGGAACGGGAGAGTGGGGATGGAGAGGCTGCGGGGGACCACTGGGCTGGAGGGGACCATTTAGAAGAGGGCTCCCTCCCTGAAGGGTCACCTGTAGAGTCCCTGGAAGTTGACAGTGCCAAAGAGAGCAATGCCCAGTCCTCTGAGACAGAACAGGCAGcaccacagccacccaggccgGAGGGCATGGAGCCTGAGGGGCAGCCCAGTTTGGAGGGTTGCAGCCTGTGCCTGTGTCCCCTTGGCTCAGCTGGTGGCGTGGGCATGCGCTTGGCTTCCACCCTGGTTCAGGTTCAACAGGTTCGCTCTGTGCCTGTGGTGCCCCCAAAACCGCAGTTTGCCAAGATGCCCAGTGCAATGTGTAGCAAGATCCATGTGGCACCTGCAAACCCCTGCCCGAGGCCTGGCCGGCTTGATGGGACTCCTGGAGAAAGGGCTTGGGGGTCCCGAGCCTCCCGCTCCTCTTGGAGGAATGGAGGCAGTCTTTCCTTCGATGCTGCTGTGGCCCTGGCCCGGGACCGCCAGaggactgaggctcagggagttcGGCGGACCCAGACCTGCACTGGGGGTGGGGACTGCAGCCTCATCCCCAGAACCTACCCCTGTACTGTGACCTCTGCTTATTCTCCTCGGCCCCTTAGCTGTCTGGAGCTCCCATCTGCAGGTGCAGAAGCATCTGGACCACGGAGTCGGCTTAGTTTGCCCCCCAGGGAACCCCAGCTCCCTGACCCCCTTCTATCCCCCCAGCGCCAATCATATGCATTTGAAACACAGGCTAACCCTGGGAAAGGTGAGGGACTGTGA
- the USF1 gene encoding upstream stimulatory factor 1 isoform X1 codes for MKGQQKTAETEEGTVQIQEGAVATGEDPTSVAIASIQSAATFPDPNVKYVFRTENGGQVMYRVIQVSEGQLDGQTEGTGAISGYPAAQSMTQAVIQGAFTSDDAVDTEGTAAETHYTYFPSTAVGDGTGGTASGSTAAVVTTQGSEALLGQATPPGTGQFFVMMSPQEVLQGGSQRSIAPRTHPYSPKSEAPRTTRDEKRRAQHNEVERRRRDKINNWIVQLSKIIPDCSMESTKSGQSKGGILSKACDYIQELRQSNHRLSEELQGLDQLQLDNDVLRQQVEDLKNKNLLLRAQLRHHGVEVVIKSDSN; via the exons ATGAAGGG ACAGCAGAAAACAGCTGAAACGGAAGAGGGGACAGTGCAGATTCAGGAAG GTGCAGTGGCAACTGGGGAGGACCCAACCAGTGTGGCTATTGCCAGCATCCAGTCAGCTGCCACTTTCCCTGACCCCAACGTCAAGTACGTCTTCCGAACTGAGAATGGGGGCCAG GTGATGTACAGGGTGATCCAGGTGTCCGAGGGGCAGCTGGATGGCCAGACTGAGGGGACTGGTGCCATCAGTGGCTACCCTGCCGCTCAATCAATGACCCAG GCGGTGATCCAGGGCGCTTTCACCAGCGATGATGCAGTTGACACGGAGGGGACAGCTGCCGAGACGCACTATACGTACTTCCCTAGCACCGCAGTGGGTGACGGGACAGGGGGCACCGCATCGGGCAGTACGGCTGCAGTTGTTACTACCCAGGGCTCAGAGGCACTGCTGGGGCAGGCGACCCCTCCTGGCACTG GTCAATTTTTTGTGATGATGTCACCACAAGAAGTGTTGCAGGGAGGAAGCCAGCGCTCCATTGCCCCCAGGACCCACCCTTATTCCCC GAAATCAGAAGCTCCCCGGACTACCCGGGATGAGAAACGCAGGGCTCAGCATAATGAAG TGGAGCGTCGCCGCCGAGACAAGATTAACAACTGGATTGTGCAGCTGTCCAAGATCATCCCAGACTGCTCCATGGAGAGCACCAAGTCTGGCCAG AGTAAAGGTGGAATTCTATCCAAAGCCTGTGATTATATCCAGGAGCTTCGGCAGAGTAACCACCGGTTGTCTGAAGAGCTGCAGGGGCTTGACCAACTGCAGCTGGACAATGATGTGCTTCGACAGCAG GTGGAAGATCTTAAAAACAAGAATCTGCTGCTACGAGCTCAGTTGCGGCACCATGGAGTAGAGGTCGTCATCAAGAGTGACAGCAACTAA
- the USF1 gene encoding upstream stimulatory factor 1 isoform X2 — protein MYRVIQVSEGQLDGQTEGTGAISGYPAAQSMTQAVIQGAFTSDDAVDTEGTAAETHYTYFPSTAVGDGTGGTASGSTAAVVTTQGSEALLGQATPPGTGQFFVMMSPQEVLQGGSQRSIAPRTHPYSPKSEAPRTTRDEKRRAQHNEVERRRRDKINNWIVQLSKIIPDCSMESTKSGQSKGGILSKACDYIQELRQSNHRLSEELQGLDQLQLDNDVLRQQVEDLKNKNLLLRAQLRHHGVEVVIKSDSN, from the exons ATGTACAGGGTGATCCAGGTGTCCGAGGGGCAGCTGGATGGCCAGACTGAGGGGACTGGTGCCATCAGTGGCTACCCTGCCGCTCAATCAATGACCCAG GCGGTGATCCAGGGCGCTTTCACCAGCGATGATGCAGTTGACACGGAGGGGACAGCTGCCGAGACGCACTATACGTACTTCCCTAGCACCGCAGTGGGTGACGGGACAGGGGGCACCGCATCGGGCAGTACGGCTGCAGTTGTTACTACCCAGGGCTCAGAGGCACTGCTGGGGCAGGCGACCCCTCCTGGCACTG GTCAATTTTTTGTGATGATGTCACCACAAGAAGTGTTGCAGGGAGGAAGCCAGCGCTCCATTGCCCCCAGGACCCACCCTTATTCCCC GAAATCAGAAGCTCCCCGGACTACCCGGGATGAGAAACGCAGGGCTCAGCATAATGAAG TGGAGCGTCGCCGCCGAGACAAGATTAACAACTGGATTGTGCAGCTGTCCAAGATCATCCCAGACTGCTCCATGGAGAGCACCAAGTCTGGCCAG AGTAAAGGTGGAATTCTATCCAAAGCCTGTGATTATATCCAGGAGCTTCGGCAGAGTAACCACCGGTTGTCTGAAGAGCTGCAGGGGCTTGACCAACTGCAGCTGGACAATGATGTGCTTCGACAGCAG GTGGAAGATCTTAAAAACAAGAATCTGCTGCTACGAGCTCAGTTGCGGCACCATGGAGTAGAGGTCGTCATCAAGAGTGACAGCAACTAA